The Thermodesulfovibrionales bacterium genomic sequence TAATAGTCTGCACATTCTTGGCCGTCATTCCCGCGAAGGCGGGAATCCACTTTGAACAGAATGGATGCCCGACTAAGGATCTCGGGCATGACCAATAATAGGGAGCACATCTGTAAATATTATTTTGAGACTGTTAATAACATAATGCAAATTATGCAGTCGTGAAAATGTTGTGCCGACCACGGAAATGCTCAATTATATAATATCCTTCAAACTTAAAGCACTTTCTTTTGACGACTCAAATAGAAGTCTTACCGAGGGAATTCAACATCGGTTCTATCAGTGTAGTGAGTTAGAAATCCCTTTACGTTAGAAGGGTCGCAAAGGTCTTTGCGCGTCATTCCCGAGGTAGTAATCGGGAATCCATAAAGCAGTCGGCGGCATTGCTCTTTCATACCAGCAGGCGCACATTCCCGATCCTCACATTCCAGAGCCCCTATCCTCTTGCGATCCCGAGGCATTCTTCAGCCAGGGCCTTTTCGGTCATGGGCATGTCCGCCATATAGAAATGCGGATAAAAGGCGAGGAGACTGTATGGGATCGCGGGATCTATCGATGCGATGAATCGTGCAATATTTCTTATCTCAACCTCGTCTACATACCCGGGCACGAGTAGCGTGTTTGCGATGAGAAGGGGAGGGACGGTCCTCAGGCCGGTTTTCTCTCCCGCCCTTGCAAAATTCTCGAGCGTCCTTTTATTGGTATTTCCCGTCAAGACGGTGTGAAGATTGTCGTCCCATGCCTTTAAATCAAACTTAATGCAGCCACCGGAACTCAGGGCAAGTTCTGTCATCTCCGAGAGGAGCCCGGGAGCCATGGACCCGTTTGTCTCCCAGCATATCCTGAGAATCCTGCCCTTTCCGCTCTCAAGGGCCTGTCTCGATGCCCTGAGGGAAAAAGGGGCCTGTGGAGCGGGGTCGCCGCCGAAATAGCAGATGCAGGAGGTCTCTTCGTCCACCGCCGATGCGAGATCATGGGCCGAAGCTGTGTGCGGCTTGAGGGTCTCCTGTCTGAAATGCCAGTTCTGGCAAAAGAGGCAGTTGAACGAACAGGCGTGAAAGAAAACCGCGAGGTTCTTGTATCCATGTTCCGGCCCCGGACGATAGGCATATTCCGGATAGCCCGCCCCTGTTCCACCGGAACAGACCCAGTCCCCGACACAGTTCGTGGGCAGGGGGTCATGATACCATGAGAGTTTGCCTTCTTCAGGCGACACACCGGTAAGCCTTCCCCTCAGATTTCTCCTCAACCCACAGTAGCCTGTCCCGTTTTCAGGGATCCTGCATTCATTCACGCAAATCTTGCAGGGAATCCCCTGAGGGTCTTTCGGCGGTTTTTCGGGAAGTCCGAAGGCGGCCCTGCTCCGCCCATGCGCCGCCATCGCAATCGGCAGCGCCTCTCCCGGCCTCTCTCTTATACATTTGAGACAGACCCCGAGTTCCTTTGAGATGCCACGGGAAAAAGTGTCGCACAACACACACAGGGCCATATCTCATTTTAGCAGGCCCTTGGTCATTTCACTCTGACAAAGGGATATCTCTCCTTGTGATGAGACCGACTCCTGCCCGTCGGCTTTCGTTGGATTCTCCTTGATCAAGAAGGCGTATGAGATACGAATGCTACCGATCCTGGTGCGCGAGTGCGGGAAGCGCATATTTGTCGGCCGGTCCCTCCACATCGAGAACCACCCGTACCATATCTTCATCCGAGAAGACCTCTTCAAACCCACTAATCCTCGCAACATGCAACATTCTCGTATTTGTTCTCAGTATCTCCATCAAGATCTTCCTGATCCCTAACTCCCGTGCGATCCTTATGCAGTAATCGATGAGCATGGTACCGATGCCATGACCCTGCCATTCATCTGCAACGAGAATCGCCAATTCTGCTGTCTCAAGATCAGGCATTTTCATCATCCTCACGTCCGCAATCATCTGCTCCTGCCCGGGGCCTTCCTCGATAAGCGCCACAAAGGCTAATTCTCGCTCATAGTCAAGCTGGCAGTACCGGGCGAGTCTTTCGTGGGGCATGTCGGTAAGGCG encodes the following:
- a CDS encoding radical SAM protein, which gives rise to MALCVLCDTFSRGISKELGVCLKCIRERPGEALPIAMAAHGRSRAAFGLPEKPPKDPQGIPCKICVNECRIPENGTGYCGLRRNLRGRLTGVSPEEGKLSWYHDPLPTNCVGDWVCSGGTGAGYPEYAYRPGPEHGYKNLAVFFHACSFNCLFCQNWHFRQETLKPHTASAHDLASAVDEETSCICYFGGDPAPQAPFSLRASRQALESGKGRILRICWETNGSMAPGLLSEMTELALSSGGCIKFDLKAWDDNLHTVLTGNTNKRTLENFARAGEKTGLRTVPPLLIANTLLVPGYVDEVEIRNIARFIASIDPAIPYSLLAFYPHFYMADMPMTEKALAEECLGIARG